Proteins encoded within one genomic window of Bacillus sp. F19:
- a CDS encoding antibiotic biosynthesis monooxygenase, with amino-acid sequence MSGIAKTPDPPYYAVIFASERTEADNGYRIMADKMVELASQQSFLGVESARDEGLGITVSYWDSLDSIQKWKEHSAHMAAQDRGKGEWYKAFSLRVCKVERQSFFEV; translated from the coding sequence ATGAGCGGAATTGCAAAAACTCCAGATCCGCCTTATTATGCAGTGATTTTTGCCTCAGAGAGAACGGAGGCGGATAATGGGTACAGGATCATGGCGGACAAAATGGTAGAGCTGGCTTCTCAGCAAAGCTTTTTAGGCGTGGAAAGCGCACGGGATGAAGGATTAGGGATTACCGTTTCGTATTGGGACTCTCTGGACTCCATCCAAAAATGGAAAGAACATTCAGCCCATATGGCAGCCCAGGATCGAGGAAAAGGGGAATGGTACAAAGCGTTTTCTCTCAGGGTTTGCAAAGTAGAGAGACAAAGCTTTTTTGAGGTGTGA
- a CDS encoding iron ABC transporter permease, translated as MIHSALVKKQRITILILFILLLTTIIAGMGLGYASLSYDRLLPVVLGQGTFKEDFILYSIRLPRIIITILAGMALALSGAILQGITRNDLADPGIIGINSGAGAAIAVFFLYFPIDAGSFVYMLPLVAFAGALLTAVLIYAFSYSRTAGMQPVKLVLTGVGFSMALSGLMIVLISSAERQKVDFIAKWLSGNIWGADWPFIWAILPWVGILIPFALYKANRLNLLGMSEAVPIGLGVSVEKERFILLLTAIALAASAVSVTGGIAFVGLMAPHIARALVGPRNQLFLPVAILIGAFLLLLADTIGRNIIEPEGIPAGIMIALIGAPYFMYLLLKK; from the coding sequence TGCATTAGTCAAAAAACAGCGAATAACCATTTTGATCTTGTTTATCCTGCTTTTAACGACCATTATTGCCGGTATGGGGCTTGGCTACGCCTCCCTCTCTTATGACAGGCTGCTTCCAGTTGTGCTTGGACAGGGTACATTTAAAGAAGACTTTATTCTCTATTCTATTCGCCTGCCGCGGATCATCATCACCATCCTAGCAGGAATGGCTCTCGCTCTATCTGGTGCCATTTTGCAGGGCATCACAAGAAACGATCTGGCCGACCCAGGCATTATCGGTATTAACTCTGGGGCTGGAGCAGCTATCGCTGTATTCTTTTTGTACTTTCCGATTGACGCAGGGTCATTCGTTTATATGCTGCCATTAGTTGCATTTGCCGGTGCCTTGCTCACTGCTGTTCTCATCTATGCTTTTTCGTACAGCCGGACTGCGGGCATGCAGCCAGTCAAACTCGTATTGACCGGGGTGGGATTTTCTATGGCTCTCTCAGGGTTAATGATCGTCCTTATTTCATCTGCTGAACGTCAAAAAGTTGATTTTATTGCCAAGTGGCTTTCGGGCAATATTTGGGGCGCAGACTGGCCATTTATTTGGGCCATTTTACCATGGGTAGGCATCCTCATCCCCTTTGCCCTGTACAAAGCAAACAGGCTGAACCTTCTCGGCATGAGTGAAGCTGTGCCAATCGGCCTCGGTGTATCCGTTGAAAAAGAAAGATTCATTCTGCTGCTGACAGCAATTGCCCTTGCAGCATCAGCCGTCTCCGTTACAGGAGGCATCGCCTTCGTCGGGCTCATGGCTCCGCACATTGCAAGGGCTCTAGTCGGACCTCGAAATCAGCTCTTCCTGCCGGTGGCCATTCTGATCGGGGCCTTTCTCCTGCTATTAGCGGATACGATTGGACGGAATATTATCGAACCCGAGGGTATACCTGCGGGGATTATGATTGCGCTAATCGGCGCACCTTATTTTATGTATTTGCTTTTGAAAAAGTAG